Proteins from one Gasterosteus aculeatus chromosome 11, fGasAcu3.hap1.1, whole genome shotgun sequence genomic window:
- the ubfd1 gene encoding ubiquitin domain-containing protein UBFD1 isoform X1 yields MATQAGGEEVIMETEAKQKEAEQLCEDAEGGDAEPTTGTDVGDATTQDSSISNGDDADDGQEMVDLKIIWNKNKYDLKIPVDNTGAQLKERIHSLTGLPPAMQKVMYKGLLPEDKTLREIKITNGAKIMVVGSTINDVLAVNTPKEVIQQEVKAEENKKEPLCRQKQHRKVLDKGKPDDIMASVKGTKERLPTVPLSGMFNKSGGKVRLTFKLEQDQLWIGTKERTEKVPMGSIKNVVTEPIEGHEDYYMMAFQLGPTEASQYWVYWVPAQFVDAIKDTVLGKWQYF; encoded by the exons ATGGCGACGCAGGCTG GAGGTGAAGAAGTCATAATGGAAACTGAGGCGAAGCAAAAAGAAGCCGAACAGCTGTGTGAGGACGCTGAAGGAGGCGACGCGGAACCCACGACTGGCACGGACGTAGGAGACGCCACAACTCAGGACTCTAGCATTAGCAACGGAGACGACGCAGACGACGGGCAGGAGATGGTGGACTTGAAGATTATCTGGAACAAGAACAAATATGATCTGAAGATTCCTGTTGATAACACCGGAGCCCAACTAAAAGAGCGGATCCACTCGCTCACTG GTCTTCCACCTGCTATGCAGAAAGTCATGTACAAAGGATTGCTTCCAGAGGACAAAACGCTACGTGAAATAAAGATTACGAACGGTGCAAAAATAATGGTGGTAGGATCCACGATAAATGACGTATTAGCTGTGAATACACCCAAAGAGGTCATCCAGCAGGAAGTTAAAGCTGAAGAAAACAAGAAGGAGCCTTTATGCAGACAAAAG CAACACAGGAAGGTTCTGGACAAAGGTAAACCAGATGACATCATGGCATCTGTTAAAGGAACAAAG GAGCGATTACCAACCGTGCCTTTATCCGGAATGTTCAACAAGTCCGGAGGGAAAGTTCGACTCACGTTCAAACTGGAGCAGGATCAGCTGTGGATCGGGACAAAGG AGAGAACGGAGAAAGTCCCAATGGGCTCCATTAAAAACGTGGTGACTGAACCCATCGAAGGCCACGAGGACTATTACATGATG GCTTTTCAGCTGGGTCCGACAGAAGCGTCTCAATATTGGGTCTACTGGGTGCCTGCACAGTTTGTCGATGCAATCAAAGACACAGTCCTTGGGAAATGGCAGTATTTCTAA
- the ubfd1 gene encoding ubiquitin domain-containing protein UBFD1 isoform X2, which translates to METEAKQKEAEQLCEDAEGGDAEPTTGTDVGDATTQDSSISNGDDADDGQEMVDLKIIWNKNKYDLKIPVDNTGAQLKERIHSLTGLPPAMQKVMYKGLLPEDKTLREIKITNGAKIMVVGSTINDVLAVNTPKEVIQQEVKAEENKKEPLCRQKQHRKVLDKGKPDDIMASVKGTKERLPTVPLSGMFNKSGGKVRLTFKLEQDQLWIGTKERTEKVPMGSIKNVVTEPIEGHEDYYMMAFQLGPTEASQYWVYWVPAQFVDAIKDTVLGKWQYF; encoded by the exons ATGGAAACTGAGGCGAAGCAAAAAGAAGCCGAACAGCTGTGTGAGGACGCTGAAGGAGGCGACGCGGAACCCACGACTGGCACGGACGTAGGAGACGCCACAACTCAGGACTCTAGCATTAGCAACGGAGACGACGCAGACGACGGGCAGGAGATGGTGGACTTGAAGATTATCTGGAACAAGAACAAATATGATCTGAAGATTCCTGTTGATAACACCGGAGCCCAACTAAAAGAGCGGATCCACTCGCTCACTG GTCTTCCACCTGCTATGCAGAAAGTCATGTACAAAGGATTGCTTCCAGAGGACAAAACGCTACGTGAAATAAAGATTACGAACGGTGCAAAAATAATGGTGGTAGGATCCACGATAAATGACGTATTAGCTGTGAATACACCCAAAGAGGTCATCCAGCAGGAAGTTAAAGCTGAAGAAAACAAGAAGGAGCCTTTATGCAGACAAAAG CAACACAGGAAGGTTCTGGACAAAGGTAAACCAGATGACATCATGGCATCTGTTAAAGGAACAAAG GAGCGATTACCAACCGTGCCTTTATCCGGAATGTTCAACAAGTCCGGAGGGAAAGTTCGACTCACGTTCAAACTGGAGCAGGATCAGCTGTGGATCGGGACAAAGG AGAGAACGGAGAAAGTCCCAATGGGCTCCATTAAAAACGTGGTGACTGAACCCATCGAAGGCCACGAGGACTATTACATGATG GCTTTTCAGCTGGGTCCGACAGAAGCGTCTCAATATTGGGTCTACTGGGTGCCTGCACAGTTTGTCGATGCAATCAAAGACACAGTCCTTGGGAAATGGCAGTATTTCTAA
- the rmi2 gene encoding recQ-mediated genome instability protein 2, which produces MSEAAEAKRPPPVKLLSGQLRTAQRRGPADGEDGFVIRPATGRSLPVSLVWMQGTVVEVRPERNSVVLVDETGTFAVQGVHNVPRGKPCLSQGKYVMVMGVITAVSPEPVIHAVKMADLSELSGVHRRMWKLEVEELQRLLT; this is translated from the exons ATGAGCGAAGCGGCGGAGGCGAAGCGCCCACCGCCCGTCAAGCTGCTGTCCGGGCAGCTGAGGACGGCACAGCGCCGGGGACCGGCCGACGGCGAGGACGGCTTCGTCATCCGGCCGGCCACGGGTCGCTCTCTGCCGGTCTCCCTGGTGTGGATGCAGGGGACCGTCGTGGAGGTCCGGCCGGAGAGAAACAGCGTGGTGTTGGTGGACGAGACGGGGACGTTCGCCGTGCAGGGAGTCCACAACGTCCCGAGAGGGAAGCCGTGTTTGTCCCAAG GTAAATATGTCATGGTGATGGGCGTCATCACGGCCGTGTCCCCGGAGCCGGTGATCCACGCGGTGAAGATGGCGGACCTCTCGGAGCTCTCGGGGGTCCACAGAAGGATGTGgaagctggaggtggaggagctgcagcggctGCTGACCTGA
- the zc3h7a gene encoding zinc finger CCCH domain-containing protein 7A: MSEACQDRRSRWQEIQKGLQFIQSTLPFPGSQAQYEVFIKELVWNLFGEGNDVFREGDWTKSIEMYTEALSIAEYADSEDICVPISLLEKLYANRAAAYLNIVPGLYDQALEDCEKALRLNEGNYRALYRKARSLKEMGRHQEAYEAVAKCSLAVPQDTSVTELTQDLAKILGLKIRKAYVRSKPALNVLRASSYQDASCEKFSQSSSSVEDIEIEVPRLTQESSALAAAPIQAPALPPLNEAIVDELPSTNSIMSSGAPSEPAGGYESASGPSPSPLPVPSFVNGCRTSQPCSMQAGQDFDGDIIGDDLDDLLDQAGPESAMVIPTMKGPLPLPTSIASGSPLSNPFLMPSHINPFLHGGAQLCTVTLPPLYHKSGSSAYFGMDSFDPLPPALDSLDSLNIGDYKNDFAPSPFLQQLNNIDSPMGMAVGMPEVRGLPAAVDLAKNPLADTHEFKQACAKCYVKTGPGVLDYTLHTEEHKCKKDALLSRMKHSLDKKWKLIRPRPTKTQYVGPYYICKEVAVGEECLYPGHCTFAYCQEEIDVWTLERKGFISRELLFDPFGPNSNIRLTVPKILQEHRGIFMFLCGVCFDHKPRIISKTNKDDFSLCSHPVTKHVFEEHKCLVHILKESTVRYSKIRPLSPPCQLDLCRHEVRYGCVREDDCFYAHSLIELKVWMLQHELGITHENIVQEAKKFLNSAALLQGAQPISSPPRKFGPPNMKMMFVCGQCWRNGQLSEADKNKKYCSAKARHTWAKDRRVVLVSSHERKKWTTVRPLPTKKPIPSQFEICMHVTAGKKCQYIGNCTFAHSQEERDLWTYMKENNIPDMDQLYEQWLQSQKPGWGDETPSNSVRENGKQIHMPTDYAEEVAGNHCWLCGKNSNSDKQWQQHITSEKHRDRVFNSEDDQNCWQYRFPTGTFKVCERFLKNTCTEDESCKLAHGEQELKEWKERREFLLMKLAKARKDHLIAPNDNDFGKYSFLLKDVI, from the exons ATGTCCGAGGCGTGTCAGGATCGAAGGAGTCGCTGGCAGGAGATCCAGAAAGGCCTGCAGTTCATCCA GTCAACTCTTCCTTTCCCGGGAAGTCAAGCTCAGTATGAG GTGTTCATCAAGGAACTTGTGTGGAATCTCTTTGGAGAAGGAAACGACGTGTTTAGAGAAGGCGACTGGACGAAATCCATCGAGATGTATACGGAAGCCTTGAGTATAGCGGAATATGCTGACTCGGAGGACATCTGCGTTCCCATAAGTTTACTGGAAAAGCTGTATGCAAACCGAGCCGCCGCGTACCTGAACATAGTCCCG ggacTCTATGACCAAGCGTTAGAAGACTGTGAAAAGGCTCTCCGTCTGAACGAGGGGAACTACAGAGCGCTGTACAGGAAAGCCCGATCCTTGAAGGAGATGGGGAGACATCAAGAGGCCTACGAGGCTGTTGCCAAATGCTCTCTAGCAGTGCCTCAG GATACTAGTGTCACAGAACTGACTCAGGACCTTGCCAAAATTTTGGGATTGAAAATCCGTAAAGCTTATGTAAGGAGTAAG CCCGCCTTGAATGTTTTGCGAGCGTCAAGTTACCAAGATGCATCATGTGAGAAG TTTTCCCAGAGTTCGTCTTCAGTTGAAGATATAGAGATCG AAGTGCCTCGGCTGACCCAGGAAAGCAGCGCTTTGGCTGCGGCTCCAATCCAAGCCCCCGCGCTCCCGCCTTTAAACGAAGCAATAGTGGACGAGCTCCCATCCACCAACAGCATCATGTCCTCCGGGGCCCCCTCGGAGCCGGCGGGGGGCTACGAGTCGGCGTCCGGGCCCTCGCCGTCCCCGCTCCCCGTGCCCTCGTTCGTCAACGGGTGCCGAACCAGCCAGCCGTGCAGCATGCAGGCCGGCCAAGACTTTGACGGCGACATCATCGGGGACGACCTGGACGACCTGCTGGACCAAGCCGGCCCCGAGTCGGCCATG gtcatACCCACCATGAAGGGGCCCCTGCCTCTGCCGACCAGCATCGCCTCGGGCAGCCCCTTGTCCAATCCCTTCCTCATGCCGTCGCACATCAACCCGTTCCTGCACGGCGGCGCCCAGCTGTGCACCGTCACCCTGCCCCCACTGTACCACAAGTCGGGGTCCAGCGCGTATTTCGGCATGGACTCTTtcgaccccctccccccggccctGGACTCCCTGGATAGTCTCAATATTGGCGACTATAAAAACG ATTTCGCTCCGAGTCCGTTCCTTCAGCAG CTGAACAACATCGACAGCCCGATGGGGATGGCGGTGGGAATGCCTGAGGTGAGGGGCCTGCCTGCTGCTGTGGATTTAGCGAAGAACCCCTTAGCCGACACGCATGAATTCAAGCAGGCGTGTGCGAAGTGCTACGTCAAAACTG GTCCCGGAGTGCTGGATTACACGCTTCACACAGAAGAGCATAAATGCAAAAAGGACGCTTTACTGAGCCGAATGAAACACTCGCTAGACAAAAAGTGGAAGCTCATTCGGCCGAGACCCACGAAAACCCAATATGTTGGACCGTATTACATTTGTAAAG AGGTGGCCGTTGGAGAAGAGTGCCTGTACCCGGGCCACTGCACATTTGCATACTGCCAGGAGGAGATTGATGTTTGGACTTTGGAGCGGAAAGGGTTCATCTCCAGAGAGCTCCTCTTCGACCCTTTCGGGCCCAACTCCAACATCCGCTTGACCGTTCCCAAGATCCTCCAGGAGCATCGCGGGATATTCATGTTTCTCTGTGGG gtgTGCTTTGACCACAAACCCAGAATAATCAGCAAAACCAACAAAGACGACTTTTCACTTTGCTCTCATCCGGTGACAAAGCACGTCTTTGAGGAACATAA GTGCCTGGTCCACATTTTGAAGGAGAGTACGGTCCGATATTCCAAAATCCGGCCCCTGAGTCCTCCGTGCCAGCTGGACCTCTGCCGCCACGAAGTCCGCTACGGCTGCGTGAGGGAGGACGACTGCTTCTACGCACACAGCCTCATCGAGCTGAAGGTCTGGATGCTGCAGCACGAGCTCG GCATCACTCATGAAAACATCGTCCAAGAGGCCAAGAAGTTTTTGAATTCAGCGGCTTTGTTGCAGGGAGCCCAG CCGATTTCCAGCCCACCGAGGAAGTTCGGGCCTCCGAATATGAAGATGATGTTTGTTTGTGGCCAGTGCTGGAGGAACGGCCAGCTCAGCGAGGCTGACAAAAACAAGAAGTATTGCTCGGCCAAGGCGAGACACAC GTGGGCTAAAGACCGGAGGGTGGTGCTCGTAAGTTCGCACGAAAGGAAAAAGTGGACAACCGTAAGACCCCTTCCGACCAAAAAACCCATCCCGTCTCAGTTTGAG ATCTGCATGCATGTAACGGCTGGCAAGAAGTGTCAGTACATCGGCAATTGCACGTTCGCTCACAGTCAAGAAGAAAGAGACCTTTGGACGTACATGAAGGAAAACAACA TTCCAGACATGGATCAGCTTTACGAGCAGTGGCTGCAGTCCCAGAAGCCCGGCTGGGGGGACGAGACCCCCAGTAACTCGGTCAGAGAGAACGGCAAACAGATCCACATGCCAACCGACTACGCGGAGGAAGTG GCCGGCAATCACTGCTGGCTGTGTGGGAAGAACTCTAACAGCGAcaagcagtggcagcagcacaTCACCTCGGAGAAGCACAGAGACCGGGTGTTCAACTCCGAGGACGATCAGAACTGCTGGCAGTACCGCTTTCCCACGGGCACCTTCAAAGTCTGCGAGAG GTTCCTGAAGAACACGTGCACGGAGGACGAGTCGTGTAAGCTGGCCCACGGGGaacaggagctgaaggagtggAAGGAGCGCCGGGAATTCCTTTTGATGAAACTCGCCAAAGCCCGAAAAGACCATCTTATAGCACCAAATGACAATGACTTTGGAAAATACAGTTTTCTGCTTAAGGACGTTATCTAA
- the pla2g10 gene encoding group 10 secretory phospholipase A2, protein MAAFYRTLLLLSAAAASSAPPGSPRTRRGLLELAGAIKCSTGRSALAYMVYGCYCGLGGQGWPRDKADWCCHRHDCCYGDAERLGCQTKTDQYQWTCEDEKAECDDLKDKCEKLLCRCDRNAARCLRKAPFIPKFALWPDFLCGHQHPMCNIY, encoded by the exons ATGGCTGCGTTTTACCGGACTCTTCTCCTGCTGTCTG CGGCCGCCGCCTCCTCGGCGCCGCCCGGCTCCCCGCGGACAAGAAGGGGGCTGCTGGAGCTGGCGGGAGCCATCAAGTGCAGCACGGGGAGGTCCGCCTTGGCCTACATGGTGTACGGGTGCTACTGCGGACTGGGGGGTCAGGGCTGGCCCCGAGACAAGGCGGACTG GTGTTGCCACAGACACGATTGCTGTTACGGAGACGCAGAACGTCTTGGCTGCCAAACCAAAACCGACCAGTACCAGTGGACCTGTGAGGACGAGAAAGCAGAGTGTG aTGATTTGAAGGACAAATGTGAAAAGCTGCTTTGCAGATGTGACAGAAACGCTGCCAGATGTTTGAGAAAAGCACCTTTCATCCCCAAATTTGCCCTCTGGCCGGATTTCCTCTGCGGCCACCAACACCCAATGTGTAACATTTACTGA